From Nicotiana tabacum cultivar K326 chromosome 22, ASM71507v2, whole genome shotgun sequence, one genomic window encodes:
- the LOC107769053 gene encoding 3-hydroxyacyl-[acyl-carrier-protein] dehydratase FERN, mitochondrial-like encodes MLIKRILSSSISSSYGFSSLSTSSNLLKSGSILKQARTFSDADIIEYSKLTHDANPLHFDAECAKNAGFSDRLVPGMLVASLFPRIIAAHFPGAVYVSQTLHFKLPVYIGDEIIAEVQASSIRQMKNKHIAKLSTKCFKCDGPLVIDGEATAILPSLVMEPTHLASTSS; translated from the exons ATGCTTATAAAACGTATCctgtcatcttctatttcttcttcatATGGCTTTTCATCGTTGTCCACCTCCTCGAATTTGTTAAAAAGCGGAAGCATTTTGAAGCAAGCAAGGACATTTTCAGATGCTGATATTATTGAGTATTCCAAGCTGACACACGACGCCAATCCATTGCATTTTGATGCTGAATGCGCCAAAAATGCTGGTTTTAGTGACCGCCTTGTTCCTGGGATGCTTGTCGCTTCCTTATTTCCTAGGATTATTGCTGCTCATTTT CCAGGAGCTGTGTATGTTTCACAAACCTTGCACTTCAAATTACCTGTTTATATTGGAGATGAGATCATTGCTGAGGTACAAGCATCAAGCATTAGACAAATGAAAAACAAGCATAT CGCAAAACTGTCAACAAAATGTTTCAAATGTGATGGTCCTCTAGTAATTGATGGTGAGGCAACAGCAATTTTACCATCTCTGGTAATGGAACCAACTCACTTGGCAAGTACTTCCAGCTAA